CGGACTTATTACGCACGGTGTGGGGCACGGTAAGCTGCTTGATTTCGGGGTTCTTGTTCATCTCGAGCTGGAAATTACCCTGAACGACGTTCGAGAAGAGCGAGGAAATCTTGAAATCATTGCTGTCGGTTTGCCAGGCATGGTAGCGGATGGAGTGCTGCAGGTTGGTGTCAATCGTGCGATTATCGGGAATGGACCAGCTGCCATCCGGTTTGACTTCGGTGGAACCGATTCGGATACCTCGCGTCGCGGGGTCGTTCGGCTTGTTGAGGTTGATAATGTGCGATTGGTCCTCGGCGAAGAGCGTCACCGTATCCTTGGGAATACCCGTGCCGGTAATGGTACGCGAAGAGGTGTGCACATAGCTGTTGAACGGATTGATCGTCGGCGGTTTCGGGCGCGGAATGCTGTAGTTGGCAAACGCGGTGTCGATGGTCCAGCCGACGTCGACCAGCTTGTTGATCTCCTCCTGTGTCGACGTGGAGGTGATGCTCAGCGGCTTGGTCGGATCAGCGTTGTTGTAAAGCGGATTGAAGGCATCGTGGACGCTTCTCGTCTGTCCGCCGGTCGGTGTGTTCTGCACCGTGCAGCCTTCGTAGGCCGCAGCGCTGTTCTGATTGCTGACACCGGGGTTGGTGGAAATCGGCCAGGTCACGAGCTTAAAATAGCCGTCGAGCTTTTCTTTCGTCTTGATGGCGCCGAAATCGATGTTGCCTTTGGCGTCCTGCAGTTTGTCCGGGTCGGTACCGGCGCCGGGAACCATCAAGTGGTTCGGTGTGCTGTTGTATGTGCGGTTATTCGGGCTGTTGAAGGCCGAATAGCTGTCGTTTCCTCCATAATTGGAATAAGCCGTCTGTCCATCAACGCGCACTGCGCTCGGCGTCAGCGATTGCACCGGCACCCAGTCCTTGCCATCTTTGAGCGCCAGCCATTGGTAATAGAACGAAGTGACTTGCGAGCAGGGGTAGCCGTTATAGCCGATGTTGTACCAGAAAACGAAGAAGGAGTTGGCCGGAGCGACGCCCGCGCCGGTTTTCTGGCTGGGGAAGCCATAATCGGTCACCAAGCCCCAGTTGGCCTGTCCGCTGCTCCACAGGTTAGGATGCGCATCGAAGCCGACATGGGCGGTCGGGCCGTTGCACAGTTGGACCCTTTGTGCCGCCGTGCCAGACCCCCAACCGCACGAGCTGGCATACATATACGAAGGTACGCCCTCACTGATATTGGTGACGTAACGCGAATCGAGCTTGGAGTAGGAATACACTCCACCCCAAGGGTTGCTGACCGGTATCTTCCCGTTCATCTGTCTGCCCGGCGCCGCCACGGCATAGATGTACTGGTCGTATTCGGTGCCGCCGACGTTGCCCGAAGCCAAGTCCTTGCCTGTGTAGTAGATGTTGCCCACAATGGAGATGGTGAGGTAATCGTAGTCGCCGGAAACCAGCACGTTGTGGATGGTGTAGCGCTCCTCCGCGTTCTGTGCCCATTTGAGGGCGGCTTGTTGCGCATTCGTATCTGCGGCACGGTCGCTGTCGCCGCCGTAGGTGTTGAGATACGGAAAACTCGTCAACTGGGTGTTGGGATCGGTGCCAGGCGTCCCGGATAGGGAGACCAGCATCTGCATGCCACAGTCGATTTTCGGGTTCTCCCCGTTGACGTACTTTTTCTTGTAATCGCCATTGCCGCCAATATCGGAAATGGCTGACACAGCCACGCAGTTGGGATTCACCATGCCGTGCGGCATGCGCAGCACGAAATCCATGCGCAACTCGTCGTCGACGTTGTTGCCCTGCATCTTGTCGTTGTTGGCCAGGAATTTGTAAAGCTTCGGTTTGCAGTCCACGCGTTTGTCCGCGGGAACTGTGCTGTCGGTGTCTTGGACGCACAAGGCCGGATAATCGTCGATAGTTACGTCGTTGCCGGCATCGGGAGCCTCGTTGTTGCCGGAAGCAAGGTTCGTCACTTCGTCCTGCGTCGCGGCGACGCTTTGGGTTGCCGTCGTATCCTGTGCCGCGACGTTTTGCGCGAAAGCGTTGATATTACCTGAAACTGCGGTCGCTATATTCGGGTTCAGCGCGCAACTTCCCAGCAGCAGCGACACTGCGATGGCAACTGCCGCAAGCAGGCGGCCACGGTGCGAGATTGCGGCTGGCTTTTGAGTTATTTGTTTATTTATAAAATCGTTCGACTTCATCGCAATCACCTCCCCAACATCGGATGACATCGAAATTTAAAGTTTTATATTTATCCGCATATGCGTATAAATGTCATTCTTTTCAAGTTCAATCCATCAAATTGTCGTTCCAGGCAATACGCGCGTTTACCGATTAAGCATCGCGCGAGGGAATAAACGGGTACTAGTGTGCGGGTTCCATAAGACATAAAAACTCAATAAAAATTAGACATATTTATACATAGATGTGAGTATTGTCTCATTTTAGGACCACACTTAACAGCATCGTCCTTTATACATAGAAGTTTATTTTGCAGGAATTTCAGTAGAATCTATTATGAATATTTATACTATGCAAAATATAGATTAAACAAAGAATGTTTCATTTTGTGCTATTTTAAATGTGATATTGCTAATAAAATATCAAACGTTTTATAGCTCTCAGAATATCCGTCAGTACGTCCTGAAATCGTCAAGGGCAATGACACTGTCTGATCAAAGCTAAATATTGCAAAATATTGTTAAAACGGGTATTATTGTACCCAAAAGAGGTGATTAATTTGGTATCAGCCGCAAAAACACGAATGCAGATTCGAATCGACCCCACACTCAAGGAGCAGGGTGAACAGCTGTTCCGCTCAATGGGCACCGACCTGTCGAGTGCAGTGAGCATGTTCGTGGCGCAAGCCGTGCACGAAGGCGGTTTCCCGTTCCGCCCGGTCGCCGACCCGCTCGCTACGGCCGTCAAAGTCGCCGAGTCCGAACCTGCCGAATACGTAGGCAGCGCGCAGGACGTGAAGGATATGATCGATGCCTTATAATTTCGAGGTCAGTCCCCAATTCAAACGCGACGTGAAAGCGATGAAACGGCGTCACAGGGACATGGCGGAGCTGGAAAGGGCAATCGACGCTCTGGCAGTCAACGACACTGCCCTTCTTTCCGGCCATTTCCGGGATCACAAACTCACCGGCGATTTGTCTGGTTGCCGCGAGCTTCATATTGAAGGTGATTGGTTACTGGTTTACAAGAAGAGAAAGTCAACGGTGACTATCATCTTGCTACGTACCGGAACCCACGACCAACTACTATAAGACAAATAAAAGTCGGCCAGCTTGATGTTTCTGCATCAAACTGGCCGACTTCGGTAACTAAATGGCATCTTAAATGGCGTCACCGTCCGTTTCGCCGGTACGGACGCGGGTGACGGAATCCAGCGGGAGGACCCACACCTTGCCGTCACCGATGTTGCCACTGCGTGCGGTTTTGACGATGATGTCGACCAACGGATCGGCGTCGGCGTCGCGCACCGCCACCTCCACGCGAATCTTGGGGATGAGGTTGACCGAATAGCTCGCGCCGCGATAGACCTCGGTGTAACCGTGCTGCTCGCCGCAACCGTTGACTTCGCTGACCGTCATGCCTTCGACACCGGCGGCCGCAAGAGCCTCCTTGACCTCGTCGAACTTTTGTGGCTGGATAATCGCTGTTATCAGTTTCATTACTTCATCTCCTTGAGGAGAGCCGTGGCCTTACCTGCAAAATCGTACGCGCTCTCGCCTTGGTCGGCAAGGTCGACGCCGCTCAATTCCTGATCCTCGTTCACCCTCCAGCCGATGGTCTTCTGCAGGATGAACGCGATGACGAACGTGACCACTGCTGAGTAGACGACTGCGGCGAGCGCCACGACCACCTGCACCGCGAGCTGCCTCCAGCTGCCTCCGGCGAAGAGGCCCGTGCCCTGGCCGAAGAAGCCGATCAAAATGGTGCCGGTCAGGCCGCCGACGCCGTGGACGCCGACCACATCGAGGGAATCATCGTAGCCGAAGCGGAACTTCAAGCCGCAGGCCAGGCAGGTCAGGACACCGACGATGGCGCCGATGACGATGGCCCAGAGCGGGGAGACCACATCGGCTGCCGGGGTGATGCCGACCAGGCCGGCCACCATACCGGAGGCCGCGCCGACGGCCGTGTAGTGGCCAGTTCGAATTTTCTCGGTAAAGCCCCATGTCAGCATGGCTGCAGCGGCGGAAAGCGAAGTGCTCACCCACGCGTAACCGGCGGTGCCGTTAGCCGCGAAGGCGGAGCCGGCGTTGAAGCCGAACCAGCCGAACCAGAGCAGGAACGCACCGAGCATGACGAACGGGACGTTGTGCGGGCGAATTGGTGCCTTGCCGAAGTCCTTGCGCTTGCCAATCAGGAGGACGATGACCAGCGCCGCGACGGCCGCGTTGATGTGGACGACGGTGCCGCCTGCAAAGTCGTGGACGGGCGCGCCAATGAACTTGGAAATCGGACCATCGGGTGAAAGCAGGCCACCGTTCCAAACCATGTGGGCCATGGGCGCGTAATCGAGTGTGATCCAGATGGCCACGAAAATCATCCAGGTGCTGTATTTGATGCGTTCCGCGAGCGCACCGGAAATCAGGGCGACGGTAATCATTGCGAAAGCCAGCTGGAAGGCGACGTCGATGCTCACCGGATATTTGTTGCCATTCGGCGTCAGCCCTGTGGCGGTGAAGATGCCGTCCTTGCCGACTTTCATCGTGTCGCCGAGCAGGAAGCCGTGGGCCGGGTCGCCGAAGACGCCGCCGATATCCTTACCACCCCAGGAAATCGACCAGCCCCACAGAGCCCAGACGATGGTGCTCACCGCGAGCGCACCCGCGGAAAGCATGAGCATGTTCAGTACCGCCTTGCGGCGCACCATGCCTCCGTAGAAGAACGCCACCGCGGGCGTCATCAGAAAGACGAGCGACGCACAGACCAACATCCATGCGGCATTTCCAGTATCCATTTCGCGTTTCCTCTCCTCCGGCCTGTCTGCGCGCCGGAGCTCGACGCGCCCTGAACCGTATGTGGCTATGAAACACGGAAAACGTAAGGAGAAGTTTGACGCGAGATTACGGCGATGTAAAACTCACGGCACTATCGAAACATAATGGTTACTTGCACTTATGGAACACGAGCAATATTTTGCTGCTGGAAAACCGCATATAACGATAGTTTAGAGTACGTTTCCCAGCAGCACCATCATACTTTAGTGCTGGAAAATTGCATATAACCATACCCAAAAATCCGTTTACCAGCAGCACCACAGATTAATGCTGGAAAACCGCACCTAACGGCAAATAAGAGTCCGTTCTCCAGCAGCACCACACTTCAGTGCTGGGAAACGGCACGCAACCACACCCAAAAGTCCGTTTACCAGCAGCATACATATTTTTACGCTTTTACATGCCGGAAAACTGCACGCAACAACAAATAAAAGTCCGTTTACCAGCACTAAAGTGTCATTTTCGCAAGAACAGATGGCTGAACATCGTAAATACGGCAGAATAATTCAAAAGCCAAGTTGGTGGCTCAGGCAAGGATACCGTCGACGAAACCTTCCGGATCGAACGGAGCCAAATCGTCGGGGCCTTCGCCGAGGCCGACCAGCTTGACCGGCACACCAAGCTCCTGTTGTACGGAGATGACGATGCCGCCCTTGGCCGAGCCGTCGAGCTTCGAAAGCACGACGCCGGTGATGCCGATGGCCTCCGCGAAGACCTTGGCCTGCGCCATACCGTTCTGGCCGGTAACCGCGTCGAGCACCAGCAGCACTTCGTCGACCGGCAGGTTCTTTTCGGTGACGCGGCGAATCTTGCCGAGCTCGTCCATGAGATTCGCCTTGTTCTGCAGACGGCCGGCGGTATCGATAATCAACACGTCGACGTTCTGTTCCTTGGCCTGCTTGGAAGCGTCGAACGCGACGGATGCTGGATCGCCACCTTCCTTTTCGCTGCGCACAACCGGCACACCGACCTTCTGTCCCCAGGTCTCGAGTTGGTCGGCGGCGGCGGCGCGGAACGTGTCGGCGGCGGCGAGCATCACGCTCTTGCCTTCCGAAACGAAGAGACGCGCGAGCTTGCCTGCGGTCGTGGTCTTTCCGGTGCCGTTGACGCCGACCATGATGATGACGCTCGGCTTCTTGGCATCGGGCTTGTCCGCGTTGAGCGCGCGGTCGGGCTGGGAATCGACCAGGTCGATAAGCTTGGAACGCAAGGCCTCGCGCACGGCTTTCGGGTCGGAGGTGCCGGTGATGCGGGCATCGTTACGCAACTCGTCCACCAGCTTCTCGCTGGCCTCGCTGCCGACATCGGCCAGCAGCAACGTGTCTTCGACGTCCTCCCAATCGGACTCGGAAAGCTGATCCTTGGCGAGGATGTTGAAGAGCACGCGCCCGAACGGGTTCGAAGACTTGCTGAGTTTCTCCTTGAGGCGAACACCTCGCGACGCCTTAGGTTCCGGAGTCTCGACCTCAGACTTCGCGGGAGCCTCTTCCTTCGAAGCACTTGCGGCAGAAGAATCAGGCTTGGTCGCGCCCTTCTTCGCTTCGGAACTTTCCTTAGTCGCGCTTTTGGCACTTGCCTTATCCTGAGAGGAAGGTTTGTTGCCAGAACCCTTCTTATCGTTGGCTTTCTGAGTTTTCTTCGCGCTCTTCGTCCGAGAGGCTTTCTCCGTGGTGTTCTTCGCGCTCGACTTTTCACCAGCCGAAGATTTACCTCCGGAGCCCTTCTCCCCCTTGAGCTTCTGAGCGCCTTTGGCTTTCTTCCCGCCGGTTTTCTGGGCATTCTTCGCCGTATCGCCGGTCTTCACTTTGCCCGACTCATCTGACTTGCTCGGCTCACTGGCTTTACTCGACTTGCCGGTCTTACCGACATCCGTCTTTGCGGTTTCAGACGATTCCTTATCCTTGCCACCGCTCGCTTCGCCAGCTTCAGCACTTTTCGCGCCTTCGGAAACGTTGGTATTCTGCGGGTTAACGGCGTTTTTCTTGTGCGAATGCGACACCAGCACGGCCACGGCAATAAGCACGACGGCGACGACAACAAGCGCCGCGACAATCAACATCGGATTGATAATAAGACTCATACTTCAAGATTATTGGCGAGGCGCGACGCAACGTTGGTTCAAGGCTCACATACAATATAACTATGTCAAATGCTTCCAGAATGACTTCGTACCAGCGCCGCGAACAGCTGATCACCGTCGGGCGCGGGCTTTTCGCCGCCAAGGGCTACGAAGCAGTGAGCGTTGAGGAAATCGCCGCCGCCGCGAAGGTGTCAAAGCCGATTGTTTACGAGCATTTCGGAGGCAAGGAAGGGCTTTACGCCGTCATCGTCGACCGCGAGATGCAGAAGCTCACAAGCACGTTGATCGACGCACTTTCCGCCGGCGACACCCATCCACGCCAGATCGTGGAACGCACGGCGCTCGCGCTGCTCACCTATATTGAGGAGAATTCCGAGGGCTTCAACGTACTTGTGCGCGACTCCCCCACCACCGACCCGGCCGGCTCGTTCAGCTCCTTGCTCGGAGATGTAAGTTTGCGCGTCGAGGAAATCCTCACAAAAGCGTTCAAACAGCACAAGCTTCCGGCCAAGGGCGTTCCGTATTACGCGCAGATGCTTGTCGGCATGACCGTCTTCACCGGCCAGTACTGGGCCGCGAACCAGAAGAAAATCAGCAAGGAACAGCTCGCCGCGCATATTGTCAATCTTGCCTGGCACGGACTTTCGCGTCTTGAAGCCAAGCCGAAGTTGCAGTTCGAGAATGATTTGACCGGCAAAGGCAATAATAAAGATGGTGTCGAAAAAGCTGACACCGAAAATTTCGACAACAAAGATTCTGCTGTTAAAAACATCGATGTCAAAGACGCCAACAATGACAATATTCGCGACGTGGATGGCAACGATAATACCAATACCGAAGAGTAACAAGCAACGGCAGCGATTCGGGCGATGCCAAATCCGTATAATCCCAAAAGCTGCCAACAAATTAGACAGTAATAAATAATCAATCTGATAACACTTTTGACGCAACTTACGGAGAAAGTGACGCAATTCATGCGCTCAGCCCCGCCATTCTCGGGATTGCATGGTAAATTGGGCTTGTTTCGCCGCACCAACGCCGCGAATATCCACTAACGAGGAACCATGCCGCAAACTAACTCGAAAACGCTGACTTTCGTAGTGCCTGCGTTCAATATGGACACCTACCTTGAACGTTGCGTCTCATCGTTGACCGCGAATCCCGATAGCGACGACATCGAAGTCCTCATTGTCGACGACGGTTCGTCCGACGGCACCCCCGAACTTGCGGACCGGCTTGCGGCCTCGAAACCCGGCATCATTCACGTCATCCACCAAAAGAACAAGGGCCACGGCGGAGCGGTCAACACCGGCATCGCCAACGCGGAAGGTATGTATCTGAAGGTCGTCGACGCCGACGATTGGGTGGGCGCGGAATCACTCAAGCAGCTCATGAATGTAATGCGGCGGCAGCGCGGGGCCAGCGAGCCGATCGACATGTTCGTCACCGATTACGTATACGACAAGGTGGGCAAGAAGCGCAAGCACGTCGTGAAATTCGAAAACGTGATGGACGCGGACCGGAAACTTGACTGGGACGATCTCAAACATTTCGGCATCGCACAATACATGATCATGCACGCGCTGATTTTCCGCACGGAAGTCCTGCGCGCGGCCCAGACCCAGCTGCCCGAGCATACGTTCTACGTCGATTTCATCTACGCCTACCAGCCGTTCCCGTGGGTCAAATCGCTGATGTATATCAGCACACCGCTGTACCACTACTTCATTGGGCGCGACGGGCAGAGCGTGCAGACCGATGTGATGATCCGGCGTGTGGACCAACTTGTGCGCGTCAATCGCGCGATGGTCGCCGCCACACCGGAACGTCAGAACGTGCCCGACGGGCTTTATCGCTATATGATCCATTTCCTTTCCATCGAGTCCGTCGTCGCCAGCGTCTTCCTTATCCTCTCGCGCAATCCCGCGAACTATCAGATCAAGCGGGAACTCTGGGAACACCAGCGGGCCGTTTCGCCACGCATCGCGCGCGACGTGCGCCGGCAGCTGCCTTCACGGGCCATCAACCTGCCGGGCTCCGTAGGCCGCTGGATTATTCGCATGGGCTATAACATAGCCGAAAACATCATCGGATTTAACTAAACCTTTGTCGCATGCCGGAAAGGCCCTGCCCGAACTGCACGGGCAGGTTTTACCAATCAGAGATTGCGCCTATCCCGGAAATCCATCATCACCAGATAGCCGGCAACGGCTACCAATACGATGTCGACGATGACATTGTCCGCCTTCACGACAAAGACAGCAAGAATCGTCGCGATGAACTCCTGCAAATAGTTGCTTCTAATTGGTCCTTTCTGATTATTCGGCATAATACTGCCTTATCTGTTGGGCCACGCCACGCTGGACGCGGCGAGGGCGCATGGAACAGTTGAACCATACGATCATTCGAGTCATATCGCTGAGACGAACGATGATTTCATGATATCTAATAGACTGAATCTCAGGAATAGTCTATAATTGTCTATATCGGCGACGGTAATATCGCCCATCCGAAATTTGAAGTGGCCTTATAAACTTTGTCGGGTGGTACCGAAACCGGTAGGGCATAATTATGGTCCTTTCTGTTAAGCCACGAGCCGGTATCCGATTGATTCGGGTACCGGCTCGACGGGTTTCAGAACCACGTTTCGTTGCAAATATCCATGGACTCTTTCACTGCGGACGGTCGGAAAGCGCGAAAGCGTTGTTCATCAGGTCGCTCGAGGTGAAGAGGACTTTGCCCAGCAATTGCTGGCTTCGTGCCTCGAGATAGTCGGACATGCGCTGGTTCGCCGCTTCCATGATTCGACGGGCTTCGTTTTTATCCGATGCCTTGTCCAGTTTCGTGTCGGCTTCGGCGACAAAAGCGTGACCGTGGCCGGCGATGTCCTCACGGAAGGCCTCGATAGCGTTGCTGTTGGCGTCGAAATGTGCGTCCGCGATCACGGCGATGAGGCGGTTGGTCCAGTAGAGCGTGGAAGTGGAGACCTCGCCCGTGGTCTGGCGCAGATAGTCCGGCGTACGGCCGACGTTGGTATAGAACGGCGCGACGCAAGTGGTGGGCTGCGAGCCAAACGCCAGCCACATCACGGAACGGAAGGCCTCGGGCTCGTACCCACGAATCTGCATGATGGCGAGATGACCGGTGCGGCTGATGCCAATTGGGCGGTAGCGATGGCGGGTCTCGGGCGTGCCAAGGCGGCCGTAGGGATCGTAAGGTGTGTCCTCATAATGCGAGCTCAGCACGTTGTCCATATCCTCGATGCTCACCTCGCTCTCCGGCACGCGGCACCACGGAATGTCATCGGAAATCGGCGTATAGCGGGCGTTCGGCGAATCCCAGTCATCGCTCGGATTCAGGCAGCGTTGCATATACCAAGCACGCGGGGTGTTGTAGATATGGTCCTTGGTCGTGGCCGTACCGAAGATCTTGCGCGGGTTGAGGTGCCTGAAGTGTTCGGGCGTGGTGTCCATGCTGCGGTCGAGGTGGTTGTTGACGATGAACTCGCGCAGGTCGGCGGAGCACAGGTAGTCGCGCTTGTCACCAAGGCTTTCGTCCAGCGCTTCATCGAGGTCGAAGTGATCAAGACCAAGCTGGTTGGGGATGGCAGCGTAGCAGTCATCAGGCACGCGGCGGGCGATCCAGTGGTGACCGCCGATGGTCTCGACGTACCAGACTTCATCGGTGTCGGAAATGCTCACGCCGTTCGATTCGTAGGTGCCGTAACGTTCCAGCAGCGAGCCGAGACGCATTACGCCTTCGCGGGCTGTGCTGACATAGGGCAAAACCAACGTAATCAGGTCTTCTTCGCCGATGCCGCCAGGAATCTCTTGGCGAGCGCCAGCACCAGCGCAAGTCACGGACGAACAAGCAGCTGAATTTCCACCAGAAACCGTAGAGGTGGCACCACTAGCTGACCCAGCAGAAGGAGCAGTACAGGAGCTACCGGAATTATGGTCAAGATAGGCATCCAAACCACAATTGACAATATCGTCGGCAACCCCGGAATCGTACGGCTTCGGTTCACCCACAGAGGCCCAGAACGCCGCGACAGAAGGCTCGGCATTCGTATCAGCACCGTCACCAGCGGCAGAATCGCGACTTGCATTGGTGTCGCTCTCGTCGTTTGCGCCAGCGCCCTCAACCGCTGCGTTGCCACGAACGGGAACGGTATGCAACACCACCATCGGATCCGCCCCGAGCACGCGCTCGTTAACGGCGATGGTCTCGGTCGCGCTCATGGCGACGTTGCGGACGCTGACGCCAGCTTCAGCCAGAATCCCCCGGTTGCGCAAAGCGTTGGGAGCGATGAGATAGGCGCACGGATTATCCGGAAGCTCGATTTCGACATGGCTCAGCACGCTACGATAATGCCGAGGCTGGTCCTCCGGCCGCACCGCGACCAAGCGTTTCGGATCATAACGGCCATGGCCGCTGTCATCATCGCGCGCGATCATCGTCGAACCGTCGTAACTGGCGTTTTTTCCTACAAGTAAAGTTGTGCAAGGCATACCCTAACCTTACTTTTCCCGCCAGAATTTGCCACTGACATCCAACAAACTTTCTTTGTGCCCGCACCGTCACGCAGCTACAAACCGTCGACATCGCAACGAACGTCTACGCTGACAGAGCCGAAACGAACGCCGTGAGCCATAGTGGCCAGAATGTGGACGAACGACTTTGCGCGCCCTTGCATTCCTCGTTCCCCAAAAATTAATCAGCGTGCAGAAGGCCACGATTAATCCCCAAGTGAATCCCCAAGTCCACTGATCGGAGGGCCTACTGCAAGCTGCCAAAATGTATTCTATTACAATTTATGCTGTAAATTGAGCAGACTATCGAAAATTTGTCTAATTAATTGACATCATCGCAAAGCTGACTTCAGAAACGAATTGGCTGAAATGGTCTCCGGAAATCAGCAACGCTTCGGACAGCATTCACTAGCAATAAAGTATTATAAAACGTTTCGATATCTGATTTTAATACATTTTTTGCGCTTCTCAAAACCCTAGTCCAACGTTTGCCGCATACATTACCCAAAAAGAAACGAACGAAATATTTGCCCGTACCGGTTCCGCAACATCGCACCCAGCTAACCAATAACCGATATAAAATATCTAAAATTAACTATCAGATTTTCTCTGTGAGCATATAATCGAACACCACTTGCGATTCATATAATCCGCTCACCCCTGTCTCAGCACCGCTCACCCACACGATTCCACCACTCACCCTCAAGTAGCATGTTCTCCGCAAGTGATATACGAAGTTCGCCTTTTCACAGCCCAAAGTCCCTCCGAACGCAATCCCGCGCACGAAAAGTCCCAGCCAAAATGTCACAGCTGCAATCACCCAGAAATAACCGAAGCAACCTACAAGCGCCGCCTCTCCCCCCTAAGATACTTACGCGTATGATACTCACGAGTATCTTATTAATGACCGCAATGTGCACTTTGCAGATAGTGGAATCGTAATTTAGTAAATAGTGATTCCATTAGTTGCAAATCCGGTTGGCAGCACTGTGATAACGCAAGCGCTGTTATATAAACAAAGAAAGCTCGTCGGCCGGTTATAGGCCAAATCAGGAATAGCAATGACTCTTCAATTGAATCATCGGACAAACAAAGTGCCCCCCGTGGGACTCGAACCCACAACCCACGACTTAAAAGGACGCTGCTCTAACCATTGAGCCAGAGGGGCAACAAAACTTCATTATACAGTCACTTCTCGATTTGCGTATCGGGTTTTGCGTGTCGTTGGCAGAGCTTCACATTCAGCACGACGTGCCATTATCCATTCCCCACGGTTCTAATGCTGAAAAAGAGACTTTTGCAAGTTCTAAAATGCACTTTCCCGCAACAACACCATTTATTGCCCAAAAAGCGCATCTTGTCAACGCTAAAATGCACTTTTCTGACAGCAGCATGGTTAGCGCGCCCAGAGTCATCTACACAAACTGCGTGCAATCATCCAGCCAAATCACTTAGCGTTTCGACGCGCCAACAATCGTTTTTTCACCGTGCCGTCGGGGTCTTTCCACGATGCTTGCCGCGCGCAAGCCAGAGGCCAAGCGCGAATACCGCGACGCCGAAAAGCAGCGGCATCCAGAGTGTCTGGAGCGGGGCCGAACCATGAAGCCGATGCACGAACGCGACCTCGCACATACCGATAAGCCCAATCGCCGCAACGATCTTGACGATGGCCATCGGCCAGTTGGTGCGCCAGGCGTGCGGAATCGTCGGCACCGCGCTCACCATCAGGATGATGTAGCAGACACGCGCCACCATAGCCCAGTTCTCGACCATATTCTGCGGGCCAAGCACACCGATAGTCATAGCTGCCAACGCCACCACCGCCGAAATAATATGCAACCAACGCCAAACACGCATACTTCTTCTCCCGTTTCTCCGCAAACTTCCGAAATGCTCTGGAATTACCCGACAACCGCTTCGTAGCGATTCCATAACTAGATTAGACGAGAAAATATGCCGCAATAATGATTTTTGAATGGTTTTTCACCAAATCCGTCGCAAAAGCTGACGTCCAAATGGGAACAAAAAGGCGAAGCGCCAACCAAATGACGCTTCGCCTTTATAAAAACGATTACTTTACGAAATCCTGCTTTACTACAGCAGGACGAGCGGGAAGCCGTGCGAGACCACAAGGCCGACCACCATGACCACAACGACAAGC
This genomic stretch from Bifidobacterium sp. ESL0690 harbors:
- a CDS encoding DUF1516 family protein, yielding MRVWRWLHIISAVVALAAMTIGVLGPQNMVENWAMVARVCYIILMVSAVPTIPHAWRTNWPMAIVKIVAAIGLIGMCEVAFVHRLHGSAPLQTLWMPLLFGVAVFALGLWLARGKHRGKTPTAR
- a CDS encoding C69 family dipeptidase, translating into MPCTTLLVGKNASYDGSTMIARDDDSGHGRYDPKRLVAVRPEDQPRHYRSVLSHVEIELPDNPCAYLIAPNALRNRGILAEAGVSVRNVAMSATETIAVNERVLGADPMVVLHTVPVRGNAAVEGAGANDESDTNASRDSAAGDGADTNAEPSVAAFWASVGEPKPYDSGVADDIVNCGLDAYLDHNSGSSCTAPSAGSASGATSTVSGGNSAACSSVTCAGAGARQEIPGGIGEEDLITLVLPYVSTAREGVMRLGSLLERYGTYESNGVSISDTDEVWYVETIGGHHWIARRVPDDCYAAIPNQLGLDHFDLDEALDESLGDKRDYLCSADLREFIVNNHLDRSMDTTPEHFRHLNPRKIFGTATTKDHIYNTPRAWYMQRCLNPSDDWDSPNARYTPISDDIPWCRVPESEVSIEDMDNVLSSHYEDTPYDPYGRLGTPETRHRYRPIGISRTGHLAIMQIRGYEPEAFRSVMWLAFGSQPTTCVAPFYTNVGRTPDYLRQTTGEVSTSTLYWTNRLIAVIADAHFDANSNAIEAFREDIAGHGHAFVAEADTKLDKASDKNEARRIMEAANQRMSDYLEARSQQLLGKVLFTSSDLMNNAFALSDRPQ